One genomic window of Mucilaginibacter sp. SJ includes the following:
- a CDS encoding sensor histidine kinase, with protein MPVPPIPDNEMERLLSLSEFDLDYTEHKDSFKDLAKLAAKVTGTEVSLVNLIDSYTQWSISGHGLEIEQMPREDSVCQYTIIDGEYFEVEDLRNDERFRDKFYVTDGPKLRYYYGIPLKVGDDHNIGALCVLDKNVKELTPEKVELLKIIANEILSRLKDLKVINKLKSKLAEASEIQKKVAHDIRGPLSGIIGLAQLISEQGEANQIEEVLEFTNLIHKSGRSILELADEILSADKNDHKPISNGAEFNLLVFKDKIERLFIPQARNKNILLTVTTSSESERIPFARNKLLQITGNLISNAIKFTPAGGYVNADLSLELNDHTHILQIQVKDSGVGIDEKGIEKILKGNAGSTTGTTGEAGFGFGLALVKHLIETLKGSINIYSKPGQGTVFEVRLPQKMQ; from the coding sequence ATGCCTGTTCCGCCAATCCCTGACAATGAAATGGAAAGGCTTTTAAGCCTTTCGGAATTTGATCTTGATTATACCGAACACAAAGACAGTTTTAAGGACCTGGCCAAGCTGGCAGCCAAAGTTACCGGCACGGAGGTTTCGCTGGTTAACCTTATCGACTCCTATACGCAATGGAGTATCAGTGGTCATGGTTTAGAAATTGAACAAATGCCCCGTGAGGATTCGGTTTGTCAGTATACTATTATAGACGGAGAGTATTTTGAGGTTGAAGACTTGCGGAATGACGAACGTTTCCGGGATAAATTTTATGTAACCGACGGGCCCAAATTAAGATATTATTATGGCATACCACTAAAGGTAGGCGACGATCATAATATCGGCGCCTTATGTGTGCTTGATAAAAACGTTAAGGAACTCACACCAGAAAAGGTTGAACTTTTAAAGATCATTGCTAATGAAATACTAAGCAGGTTAAAAGACCTGAAAGTAATTAACAAACTAAAAAGTAAGCTTGCTGAAGCCAGCGAAATTCAAAAAAAGGTAGCTCACGATATCCGCGGACCTTTAAGCGGGATCATCGGCCTCGCCCAGCTGATCAGCGAACAGGGAGAGGCAAACCAGATAGAAGAAGTGCTGGAGTTTACCAACCTGATCCATAAAAGCGGGCGGTCGATACTGGAGCTTGCAGATGAGATCCTGAGTGCTGATAAAAATGATCATAAACCCATATCCAATGGAGCGGAATTTAACCTGCTGGTATTTAAAGATAAAATTGAACGGCTTTTTATTCCGCAAGCCCGCAATAAAAACATTTTGCTTACGGTTACAACCTCATCCGAATCGGAGCGGATTCCCTTTGCCCGGAATAAACTGTTACAAATAACCGGGAATCTCATCTCAAACGCCATAAAATTTACTCCGGCCGGCGGTTATGTTAATGCAGACCTGAGCCTCGAACTGAACGACCATACCCATATACTGCAAATCCAGGTGAAGGACAGTGGTGTTGGTATAGATGAAAAAGGTATCGAAAAAATACTGAAAGGCAATGCAGGTTCAACAACAGGAACAACCGGCGAAGCAGGATTTGGCTTTGGGCTGGCATTAGTAAAACATCTGATCGAAACCCTTAAAGGATCAATCAATATCTACTCAAAACCTGGCCAAGGGACTGTATTTGAAGTAAGGCTCCCACAAAAAATGCAATGA
- a CDS encoding PP2C family protein-serine/threonine phosphatase: MLNVDDGSGEDELIRLLLKRQSELNSLLEITRAINKNTATPILIQMLEVILQNYLQVGKLRFLIEKDDKFACIAKYGGDVESSVVLARACKKLSKVKAPIAIAGHRDPLLKKYNYFIPVYHKSKALAYALIGDFNTSGEMLNNDLNFIQTLMNVIIVALENKKLFRERLQSERFLREMELAVEVQNMLIPMREHKDDSVEIGAKYLPHQNIGGDYFDFIRLNEHEFLWCIADVSGKGISAALLMANFQASLHAWAAVEGDLTNIIDRLNKIVLSNTKGERFITLFLARYNQKKRRLNYINAGHNPTILYSEGGAIPLKLGTTMIGVFEDLPFLNEGEVDVEPGSLIFNYTDGLMDFESPSTKIWNEDKLLDFVLAHGELSPDNFNQALLDYLSNVHKSKPIDDITLLTLKIF; the protein is encoded by the coding sequence ATGCTGAATGTAGACGACGGTTCCGGCGAAGACGAATTGATCAGGCTTTTGCTCAAACGGCAGTCGGAGTTAAATTCTTTATTGGAAATTACGCGGGCCATAAACAAAAACACCGCTACTCCTATCCTCATTCAAATGCTGGAAGTTATCCTGCAAAACTATTTGCAGGTAGGTAAGCTGAGGTTTTTGATTGAAAAGGATGATAAATTTGCCTGTATAGCCAAGTATGGCGGCGACGTTGAATCGTCGGTAGTGCTGGCCCGTGCGTGTAAAAAGCTGAGTAAAGTTAAAGCGCCTATAGCTATTGCCGGACACCGCGACCCTCTCCTTAAAAAATACAATTACTTTATCCCGGTATATCACAAAAGCAAAGCACTTGCCTACGCCCTTATCGGCGATTTTAATACCTCGGGCGAGATGCTTAACAATGATCTTAATTTCATCCAAACGCTGATGAACGTGATCATTGTGGCGCTTGAAAATAAAAAACTTTTTCGCGAACGGCTGCAATCAGAACGTTTTCTGCGCGAGATGGAGCTTGCAGTAGAGGTGCAGAATATGCTGATCCCCATGCGTGAGCATAAAGACGACAGTGTGGAGATCGGGGCTAAGTATCTTCCGCATCAAAACATCGGCGGCGATTATTTTGATTTTATCCGCCTTAATGAGCATGAGTTTTTATGGTGTATTGCCGATGTATCGGGTAAGGGTATTTCGGCTGCTTTGCTGATGGCCAACTTCCAGGCCAGCCTGCATGCCTGGGCGGCGGTTGAGGGTGATTTGACCAATATTATTGACCGGCTAAATAAAATTGTACTCAGCAACACCAAAGGCGAACGGTTTATCACCTTGTTCCTTGCGCGATATAATCAAAAAAAGCGGCGGCTTAATTATATTAATGCAGGGCACAACCCAACTATACTTTATTCAGAAGGAGGGGCCATTCCGCTTAAACTGGGTACCACTATGATCGGTGTTTTTGAAGATCTGCCTTTTTTAAACGAGGGCGAAGTTGATGTGGAGCCCGGTAGCCTGATCTTTAACTATACAGATGGACTCATGGATTTTGAATCGCCCAGCACCAAAATATGGAACGAGGATAAATTACTTGATTTTGTGCTTGCGCATGGCGAGCTATCGCCCGATAATTTTAACCAGGCGCTGTTGGATTATTTAAGCAACGTTCATAAAAGCAAGCCTATTGATGATATTACCCTGCTTACGCTAAAAATTTTTTAA
- a CDS encoding alpha/beta hydrolase: MPFKTTEISNPQYESNQLRFITVKTPNLKGRGDICVYVPAGANKNEVLPIVILLHGVYGSAWSWAMSGGVHLKTNELIEKDELPRMILAMPSDGLWGDGSGYLPHSGFNFEQWIADDVPMAVMENIPGAKQNSPLFIAGLSMGGFGALRIGAKYGHKFKAIAGLSSITSLPQIKLFAGEPLKTYAQDIVADEDVFATFKKYRPQLPPVRFDCGTNDLLINYNRDLHKKLDKEKIPHIYEENQGGHEWSYWAKHIISTLKFFAGKL, encoded by the coding sequence ATGCCATTTAAAACAACAGAAATTTCCAATCCGCAATATGAAAGTAATCAGCTACGGTTTATAACTGTAAAAACGCCCAATTTAAAGGGCCGGGGTGATATTTGCGTATACGTTCCGGCCGGAGCCAATAAAAACGAGGTTTTACCCATTGTAATATTGCTGCATGGGGTATATGGCAGCGCCTGGAGCTGGGCCATGAGCGGGGGCGTTCATTTAAAAACCAATGAACTGATTGAAAAAGACGAATTGCCAAGAATGATATTAGCCATGCCGTCGGATGGGCTTTGGGGCGATGGCTCAGGTTATTTGCCCCATAGCGGCTTTAATTTTGAGCAGTGGATAGCCGATGATGTGCCTATGGCTGTAATGGAAAATATTCCCGGTGCAAAACAAAATTCACCGCTGTTTATCGCCGGCCTCTCTATGGGAGGATTTGGCGCTTTGAGGATCGGCGCAAAATACGGGCATAAATTTAAGGCCATTGCCGGCCTGTCGTCTATAACAAGCTTGCCGCAGATCAAACTTTTTGCCGGTGAGCCCTTAAAAACCTATGCCCAGGATATTGTAGCCGATGAAGATGTGTTTGCAACATTTAAAAAATACAGGCCACAACTGCCGCCTGTTCGGTTTGATTGCGGTACCAATGACCTGCTCATCAACTATAACCGCGATTTGCATAAAAAGCTGGATAAGGAGAAGATCCCTCATATTTATGAAGAAAACCAGGGTGGGCACGAGTGGTCATACTGGGCAAAACATATTATTTCAACGCTTAAATTTTTTGCCGGTAAGCTGTAG
- a CDS encoding dienelactone hydrolase family protein: protein MKKLLLLTLFIGLTTITFAQRKVVCCSNPSATQQFAMLASNTRFKMSHKNPLPIRFQSSIGEAITYKTPDGKQASAFFMKAKKPANNYLLVIHEWWGLNDYVKKESEKLYNDLGNVNIIDLDLYDGKVATTREDAGKFMQAVNDDRARAIVNGAIAYAGPKAHIATIGWCFGGGWSLQTSLLAGKKAVACVMYYGMPEQDVNKLKTLNADVLGNFANKDQWINPKVVAKFDADMKAAGKKVYLHQYDADHGFANPSNPIYNSDATKDAYANTLVFLKARLK, encoded by the coding sequence ATGAAAAAACTGCTCTTATTAACATTATTTATCGGCTTAACCACTATAACTTTTGCGCAGCGCAAAGTAGTTTGCTGCAGTAATCCATCGGCAACACAGCAGTTTGCCATGCTGGCCTCCAATACCCGGTTCAAAATGTCGCACAAAAATCCTTTGCCAATCCGCTTTCAAAGCAGTATAGGCGAGGCCATCACCTACAAAACGCCGGATGGTAAACAGGCATCAGCATTTTTCATGAAAGCCAAAAAGCCTGCTAATAATTATTTATTGGTGATACATGAATGGTGGGGCCTTAATGACTATGTAAAAAAAGAATCAGAAAAGCTATATAATGACCTGGGTAACGTCAACATTATTGACCTTGACCTATACGACGGCAAGGTAGCTACCACACGCGAAGACGCGGGCAAATTTATGCAGGCGGTAAATGACGACAGGGCCCGCGCTATAGTAAACGGAGCCATAGCTTATGCCGGCCCCAAAGCCCATATTGCTACTATTGGCTGGTGCTTTGGCGGCGGCTGGAGTTTGCAAACCAGCTTGCTTGCCGGTAAAAAGGCGGTAGCTTGTGTAATGTATTATGGCATGCCCGAGCAGGACGTAAATAAACTAAAAACCTTAAACGCCGATGTGCTGGGGAACTTCGCCAATAAAGATCAGTGGATTAACCCTAAGGTTGTAGCTAAATTTGATGCTGATATGAAAGCCGCCGGAAAAAAGGTTTACCTGCACCAGTACGATGCCGACCATGGTTTTGCAAACCCGAGCAATCCTATTTATAACAGCGATGCTACGAAGGACGCCTATGCAAATACGCTGGTGTTTTTAAAAGCAAGATTGAAGTAA
- a CDS encoding RNA recognition motif domain-containing protein, producing MNIFVGSLPFTLGEADLKQLFEAYGEVNSVKIIIDRESGRSKGFGFIEMADDEAAQQAISGLNGSEVKGRSIAVSQAEEKKPGGDRRSSGGGYGGGNRGGGGYGGGNRGGGGGYSRDNRGGGKSW from the coding sequence ATGAACATATTCGTAGGAAGCCTTCCTTTTACTTTAGGGGAAGCCGATTTAAAGCAGCTTTTCGAAGCTTATGGTGAAGTTAACTCCGTAAAAATTATTATTGACAGGGAATCAGGAAGAAGCAAAGGGTTCGGATTCATTGAAATGGCAGATGATGAGGCAGCACAACAAGCGATAAGCGGCCTAAACGGTTCTGAAGTTAAAGGAAGATCAATTGCAGTAAGCCAGGCAGAAGAGAAAAAACCAGGCGGCGACCGCAGAAGCAGTGGCGGTGGCTACGGTGGCGGTAACCGTGGCGGCGGCGGTTACGGTGGCGGCAACCGCGGTGGCGGTGGCGGCTATTCAAGAGATAACCGTGGCGGCGGCAAAAGCTGGTAA
- a CDS encoding lysylphosphatidylglycerol synthase domain-containing protein: MTRSAKKVVSYLLKAGILIIAGWFIYRQFNKKNNDLKQFEHFASQISTTHVVIVMGLVVMLMFLNWFLEALKWRYVTKTLINISLWEAVEAVFCGLTWAVTTPNRLGEYGGRVMFLPPRKRIPGIFAMGVGSFSQGSVTNVLGVVAMIWFVVNFIHANLLLAWGVVAIGVVIAAMQLIFYFHINWAVTLLDRVPFIKKYHRFFEVMGRYHTHELINIMGFSIARYITFSMQYFLVFQLLMPHMAVVPMMLMLMLFFVVSSAIPSLDLFDIGVRGFTASHLFVYVTDQNIAVIAGVSSIWLINLFIPAILGSLFVLKLKFF, translated from the coding sequence TTGACACGCTCTGCTAAAAAGGTTGTTTCGTATCTTCTTAAGGCCGGTATATTGATAATTGCAGGGTGGTTTATTTACCGGCAGTTCAACAAAAAGAATAACGACCTAAAGCAGTTTGAACATTTCGCATCGCAAATAAGTACTACCCATGTTGTTATTGTTATGGGGCTGGTAGTTATGTTGATGTTTTTGAACTGGTTCCTGGAAGCGCTTAAATGGCGCTATGTAACCAAAACATTAATCAATATTTCTTTATGGGAAGCTGTTGAGGCTGTTTTTTGCGGCCTTACCTGGGCAGTAACCACACCAAACCGACTGGGCGAATATGGTGGACGTGTTATGTTTTTACCCCCTCGCAAGCGTATTCCGGGTATTTTTGCCATGGGTGTAGGCTCATTTAGCCAGGGTTCGGTAACCAATGTTTTGGGGGTAGTAGCCATGATCTGGTTTGTAGTCAATTTCATTCATGCCAATTTATTGCTGGCCTGGGGGGTAGTTGCTATCGGTGTTGTAATTGCAGCTATGCAGCTGATATTTTATTTTCATATTAACTGGGCGGTTACTTTGCTTGACAGGGTTCCGTTCATCAAAAAATATCACCGATTTTTTGAAGTAATGGGCCGGTATCACACCCACGAACTTATCAACATCATGGGGTTTAGCATTGCGCGGTATATCACGTTTTCAATGCAGTATTTCCTGGTTTTTCAGTTGTTGATGCCGCATATGGCTGTTGTACCCATGATGCTGATGCTGATGCTGTTTTTCGTGGTATCATCAGCTATCCCATCTCTTGATCTTTTTGATATTGGTGTACGCGGCTTTACTGCTTCGCACCTGTTTGTGTATGTGACCGATCAAAATATCGCCGTAATAGCCGGTGTATCGTCAATATGGCTTATTAATTTATTTATTCCTGCTATTTTAGGATCGTTGTTCGTTTTAAAACTCAAATTCTTTTGA
- a CDS encoding glycosyltransferase has product MTALISIISLFSMGLYVLLLIYLRIGWAKVTIAPVIGQTFSTKVTVLIAARNEEEKIHLTIEDILAQDYPRHLVEIIIVDDHSTDNTAAIISSYAAQGVKLLQLRLGETLNSYKKKAIAEAIKLSTGDLMVATDADCRMGNQWLRTIVGFYEQHDLVMISSPVTYFQEQSVFERMQTLDFSSLIGMGGAFLGHGFAATCNGANFAYRKDVFYEVGGFTGIDDLASGDDELLLHKVGERYPGRIAFLKRREAIVYTHAKPNLKEFMQQRRRWASKSTKYKNKKMVAFALSIWLCNFMLLLTAVLGVFDSCFLKLFLLTIGIKYAIDLLYMTPIMNFLKRRELLWYVSFVLPLNILYFVIIGFLGKNKKYAWKGRIVK; this is encoded by the coding sequence TTGACCGCGCTGATTAGTATTATTTCATTATTTTCTATGGGGCTTTATGTGCTGTTGCTGATCTATCTCCGGATAGGCTGGGCAAAGGTCACCATCGCCCCGGTTATTGGCCAAACATTTAGCACCAAAGTTACCGTGCTTATTGCGGCCCGTAATGAGGAAGAAAAGATCCACCTTACCATTGAAGACATTTTAGCGCAGGATTATCCCAGGCACCTGGTGGAGATCATCATTGTTGACGATCATTCAACAGATAATACCGCGGCTATCATCAGCAGTTATGCGGCACAGGGCGTAAAGCTGTTGCAGCTTAGGCTTGGCGAAACACTTAACTCCTATAAAAAGAAAGCGATAGCCGAAGCCATTAAACTTTCAACAGGCGACTTAATGGTAGCAACGGATGCCGATTGCCGTATGGGTAATCAATGGCTGCGTACTATAGTTGGCTTTTATGAGCAGCATGACCTGGTGATGATTTCTTCGCCGGTAACTTATTTCCAGGAGCAATCGGTATTTGAGCGCATGCAAACACTTGATTTTTCATCGCTTATTGGTATGGGGGGGGCGTTTTTAGGTCATGGTTTTGCTGCCACCTGTAACGGGGCAAATTTTGCTTATCGTAAAGATGTATTTTATGAAGTAGGCGGTTTTACCGGCATCGATGACCTGGCCTCGGGCGATGATGAACTTTTATTGCACAAGGTTGGAGAACGTTATCCCGGCAGGATAGCCTTTTTAAAACGGCGCGAGGCAATTGTATATACCCACGCAAAGCCTAATTTAAAAGAGTTTATGCAGCAAAGGCGCCGCTGGGCATCAAAATCAACCAAGTATAAAAATAAAAAGATGGTGGCCTTTGCGCTCAGTATCTGGCTGTGTAATTTTATGCTATTGCTAACAGCCGTTCTGGGTGTTTTCGATAGCTGTTTCCTGAAATTGTTTCTGCTTACTATCGGAATTAAATATGCGATAGACTTGTTATACATGACACCGATCATGAACTTCTTAAAACGGCGTGAACTACTTTGGTATGTAAGTTTCGTTTTGCCGCTTAATATCCTTTATTTCGTTATTATCGGCTTTTTAGGGAAAAATAAGAAATATGCCTGGAAAGGCAGGATCGTTAAATGA
- a CDS encoding ribonuclease HII: MLSARYQYEFLEAGCDEAGRGCLAGPVFAAAVILPPDFDHHLLNDSKQVTEEIRYQLRAEIEEKAVAYAVASVDNLEIDEINILNASFLAMHRAIEKLHLEPQFLIIDGNRFKKYRSIPHECIIKGDGKYFSIAAASILAKTYRDDYMMQIAAEHPEYEWHTNKGYPTTRHRETVMKIGFTPYHRRTFRVTDPQLSIF, from the coding sequence ATGTTATCAGCCAGGTACCAGTACGAATTTTTGGAAGCAGGATGCGATGAAGCGGGACGGGGATGTTTGGCCGGGCCTGTTTTTGCCGCCGCAGTTATTTTACCCCCTGATTTTGATCATCACCTGCTAAACGATTCCAAACAAGTTACCGAGGAAATAAGGTACCAGCTTCGTGCCGAGATTGAGGAAAAAGCGGTGGCTTATGCCGTGGCATCTGTTGATAACCTGGAGATAGATGAGATCAACATTCTCAACGCATCATTCCTGGCGATGCACCGGGCCATCGAAAAATTACATCTTGAACCCCAGTTTTTGATCATCGACGGCAACCGTTTTAAAAAGTACCGGAGCATTCCGCATGAATGTATTATTAAAGGTGATGGAAAATATTTCAGCATAGCGGCCGCATCTATCCTGGCTAAAACCTATCGCGACGATTATATGATGCAAATAGCAGCCGAACACCCGGAGTATGAATGGCATACCAATAAAGGCTATCCTACTACCAGGCACCGCGAAACCGTAATGAAGATTGGTTTTACGCCTTATCACCGCCGTACTTTCAGGGTAACCGATCCGCAGTTAAGTATTTTTTAA
- a CDS encoding 3-oxoacyl-ACP synthase encodes MEATELAIADAQKASTDDTKSSAGDKYETGREMMQQETNRNMTQLNEANKLLVVLNRVSTTGVSMHAESGSVIVTNNGNFYLAISAGVLTLNGKTYFAVSPASPIGNLLSGKKAGDEFTLNGKRYQIESVV; translated from the coding sequence ATGGAAGCCACAGAGCTTGCCATAGCCGATGCGCAAAAGGCATCAACCGATGATACCAAAAGCAGCGCGGGCGATAAATATGAAACCGGGCGCGAAATGATGCAGCAGGAAACCAACCGCAATATGACCCAGCTAAATGAAGCTAACAAGTTGCTGGTAGTACTAAACCGCGTCAGCACCACCGGGGTATCGATGCATGCCGAGTCCGGGAGTGTGATAGTTACCAATAATGGTAATTTTTACCTGGCTATAAGTGCCGGTGTTTTAACACTCAACGGCAAAACATATTTCGCGGTGTCGCCCGCATCGCCGATAGGCAATTTGCTTAGCGGTAAAAAAGCCGGGGATGAGTTTACGCTGAATGGCAAACGCTATCAGATTGAATCGGTAGTTTAG
- a CDS encoding ABC transporter permease — translation MAEITPAKRTWRVFKRNKIAVAGLAFILLTLLVAILGYLIMPDDTPLANNMIIQLSIKKPGSTYMILKLRKAETVDTVNLFSRMLYGQPSFYKEVPVTGYHFVKDSIYVNGYIGDEDKPEKKAYNIFEVMTGQKPVYKNGKIAFNYNGQVVVRDANEGVYRRFWGAVYEENIGFKTFWLGTDGYGRDMLSRLLLGTRISLAVGLMSVIISMLLGVTVGAVAGYFGGWVDSSLSWLMNILWALPALLLVIAISFALGKGLWQIFIAVGLSMWVEVARLVRGQVMGLKQVEYIEAARALGFSNKRIIAKHILPNITGPILVLASSNFASAILLEAGLSFLGFGAQPPMPTWGGMIKEHYGYIVMDSAFLAIIPGMAIMLLVYAFNLVTVGLRDAFDIKSQSTRI, via the coding sequence TTGGCCGAAATTACACCAGCAAAACGCACCTGGCGTGTTTTTAAGCGTAATAAAATTGCTGTAGCTGGGCTTGCATTTATCCTGCTCACCTTGCTTGTTGCAATATTGGGCTACCTCATCATGCCCGATGATACGCCCCTGGCCAATAATATGATCATACAGCTTAGTATAAAAAAGCCGGGTTCAACCTATATGATATTAAAGCTCCGGAAAGCGGAGACTGTTGATACTGTAAATTTGTTCAGCAGGATGCTGTATGGGCAGCCGTCGTTTTATAAAGAAGTTCCTGTTACGGGGTATCATTTCGTTAAAGATTCTATTTACGTTAACGGATATATCGGCGATGAAGATAAGCCCGAGAAAAAAGCCTACAATATTTTTGAAGTAATGACAGGGCAAAAGCCTGTTTATAAAAATGGGAAGATAGCTTTTAACTATAACGGGCAAGTAGTTGTCAGAGATGCTAATGAGGGTGTTTATCGAAGGTTTTGGGGGGCTGTTTACGAAGAAAACATCGGCTTTAAAACTTTTTGGCTTGGTACTGATGGCTATGGTAGGGATATGCTGAGCCGCCTGCTGCTGGGCACACGGATCTCGCTTGCTGTTGGTTTAATGTCGGTTATCATCAGTATGCTGCTCGGCGTAACTGTCGGTGCCGTAGCGGGTTATTTTGGAGGATGGGTTGATTCATCGTTAAGCTGGCTGATGAATATTTTATGGGCGCTTCCTGCCCTGTTGCTGGTGATCGCCATATCATTTGCGCTGGGAAAAGGCCTATGGCAAATATTTATAGCCGTTGGGCTTTCTATGTGGGTTGAGGTGGCGCGCCTGGTGCGCGGGCAGGTAATGGGCCTTAAACAGGTGGAGTACATTGAGGCCGCACGGGCATTGGGTTTTAGCAACAAGCGTATTATAGCTAAACATATTTTGCCCAACATAACCGGGCCAATACTGGTTTTGGCCTCCTCAAATTTTGCCTCGGCTATACTTTTAGAGGCCGGGCTTAGCTTTTTGGGTTTTGGCGCACAACCGCCTATGCCAACCTGGGGCGGTATGATCAAGGAGCATTATGGATATATTGTTATGGACTCAGCTTTTTTGGCTATCATTCCGGGTATGGCCATTATGCTGCTGGTTTATGCTTTTAACCTGGTTACCGTTGGCTTGCGCGATGCCTTTGATATAAAATCACAAAGTACTCGTATTTAA
- a CDS encoding Zn-dependent alcohol dehydrogenase, producing MAIICKAAIANGKGGFSVQDIVVNEPKDDEVLVKIKAAGLCHTDHDSLSWGKQLIIGHEGAGIVVSVGKNISSVLPGDKVILNWAMHCGKCFQCLEGNLHLCEVASPVAAGGNGYTPGHAGLEGTTFNGEPILRSFNIGTIAGYTLVKESAVVKNTSETMSFPAASIISCGVMTGYGSVVNAARLKAGSSAVVLGTGGVGLNVVQGAKVAGAEKIIAVDINPHRLETAVKFGATHTILAAKDDAGLLKAAEEVKKLTGGRGADYAFECTAIPELGAAPLAMVRNAGTAVQVSGIEQEITIDMRLFEWDKIYINPLYGKCRPQIDFPDIAQHYTSGHLLLEEMITRTYSINELDKAFDDMLKGRNAKGVIVFD from the coding sequence ATGGCTATAATATGCAAGGCGGCTATTGCCAATGGAAAGGGTGGCTTTTCAGTCCAGGATATTGTGGTGAACGAACCGAAAGATGATGAAGTGCTGGTTAAAATAAAAGCAGCGGGACTTTGCCATACCGATCATGACTCGTTAAGCTGGGGAAAACAGCTCATTATAGGTCACGAAGGTGCCGGTATTGTGGTTTCGGTTGGAAAAAATATTAGCAGTGTACTACCCGGCGATAAGGTGATCTTAAACTGGGCCATGCATTGCGGCAAATGCTTTCAGTGCCTGGAGGGTAACCTGCATTTGTGTGAAGTAGCCTCGCCGGTTGCAGCCGGCGGTAATGGCTACACTCCGGGTCATGCAGGTCTTGAGGGCACAACATTTAATGGCGAACCAATTTTAAGATCTTTCAATATTGGCACTATTGCCGGATATACGCTGGTAAAAGAGTCGGCAGTGGTAAAAAATACTTCGGAAACCATGTCATTCCCTGCTGCAAGTATCATCAGCTGCGGGGTGATGACGGGCTACGGCTCAGTGGTAAATGCAGCCAGGCTAAAAGCAGGCTCATCAGCAGTTGTATTGGGTACCGGCGGTGTGGGTCTTAATGTGGTACAGGGTGCAAAGGTTGCCGGCGCAGAAAAGATCATCGCCGTTGATATTAATCCCCATCGCCTTGAAACGGCTGTAAAGTTTGGCGCAACCCACACCATCCTGGCTGCAAAAGATGATGCCGGCCTGCTTAAAGCCGCCGAAGAAGTAAAAAAACTTACCGGTGGCCGCGGGGCAGATTACGCTTTTGAATGCACTGCCATCCCCGAATTAGGTGCAGCCCCCTTAGCTATGGTGCGCAATGCCGGTACGGCCGTACAGGTAAGCGGAATTGAACAGGAAATCACCATTGATATGCGCCTTTTTGAATGGGATAAGATTTACATTAACCCACTTTATGGTAAGTGCCGCCCGCAAATTGATTTTCCGGATATAGCACAACATTATACCAGCGGGCACTTATTACTTGAAGAAATGATTACACGTACATATTCTATAAACGAACTTGATAAAGCTTTTGACGACATGCTGAAAGGCAGGAATGCTAAAGGGGTTATCGTGTTCGACTAA